The window GCATTCCGATACGTTGCAACTATGGCTTCCGTCATCGTTTCATGCTGCCCCAATTCCTCCTTGAAGCGGCTTAGCAGCAAGATGCAATAGTCCGTACCGATTCCGAACAGTACGGCCACCAAAAAGATTTGTGTATAGTTCGATATTGGAAAGTCCAACTTGTCAACCAGGATGGACACAACCGATTGTGAAACGAGATAAGTGAATCCGACTGCCAACAAAGGAATCAGGGGAGCAATGGCTGACCTGAATACAAGGAACAGCACGCCCAAAATAAAGACGACCGTAATTCCTTCCGTTTTCTTCAAACCTTCCTCTGAACTTTTCGTTAAAGCGTCGTTGATCATCCAATTGCTCGTATAATAGTGGTCGACTTTTACATCTTTTATCGTATTGTAAAGCTCATCGCTCACTTCTCCAGTCTGCCTGTCATCCCAGCGGAGGCTGATGGATGCCAAAATGGATTTGCCATCCTTGGAGACGAGCTGATCCTTTAAATTTTCATCATTAAAATGTGTCAAAATCTTGGTGATGCCCAATTCTTTTTTATGTTTCTCCAGCTCACGAATCGCTTTTTCCGCTTCATCGATTTCTGTCCCGCTCAGCTTGTGATCATCATGAAAGACAAGCGCGACCTGAGTCGCATCCCCTCCGCCTTCCTGCTCCTGGACATCTTTCATGATTTGATTCGCCAGTTTCGAAGAATATCCATTCGGCACATCCACCTGACCTTTTTCCCTGACCAGATCAGCCATATTAGGTGAAATCATGAATAGTCCGACAATAATGGCAATCCATGCAGCAACAACCAACCATTTCCCTTTAATGATCGCTCTCATGTTCAATCCTCCAGTTGAAAATCTTTGCTCTCCGCAATGACATGTTCCAATTTTTCATACGTCCTGATGAATTGCTCGATTTCATGTTGATCAAATTGTTTGATCAGATGTTCGACAAGCTTATGGATCCGGGTCTCAGTCTTCTCAAATAGTTCCTTCCCTTCATCGCTCAATGTCAGATAAATGACGCGGCGGTCTTTTTCATCGCGGTTTCTCTGAATGAGCCCCTTTTCCCACATTCGGTTGATGATCGCAGTGATTGCACTTTTTTTCACTTCAAACACTTCGGCAAGCTCTGTCGAAGTACACACTTCCTTTTTTTCGATATACCGGAGAATATAATGCTGGTCATTGGTCAAATCATCTCCGATTTGACATTTAATCAAGCTTTCGGCTTTTTTATTCACCGAAAATGAAAGCTCTATGTACCGGTCGACCAGTTCTTTGATCGTTGGATTCGTCATGATCATTGCCACCTTTAATAAAAGTTCTACTGTTTAATAGTTCAATTGTTTAACTATAATTCATAAACAATACTTTAGAGTATATTTTTTTAGCTGTCAATAATTAGATATAGTTAAATATTTTCGAAAAGAGCCAAAATAAAAAACGGAGCTTTTTCAGCCCCGTTTTAAAAAGAAATTTATTTTTTCTCGACTGCATGTCCGCCGAATTCATTGCGCAGCGCCGCAACCACTTTGCCTGTGAACGTATCATTGTCGAGTGAGCGGTAGCGCATAAGAAGCGACATGGCTATTACCGGAGTAGCGGCTTGAAGATCAAGCGCAGTTTCAACGGTCCATTTACCTTCACCAGAAGAATTCATGACACCTCTGATGTCATCAAGTTTGGCATCCTTGGAGAATGCACGCTCCGTCAATTCCATCAACCAGGAACGAATGACAGATCCGTTGTTCCAAACTCGTCCAACTTTTTCATAATCATAGTCGAATTCACTTTTTTCCAATACTTCAAAGCCTTCTCCGATAGCGGCCATCATACCGTACTCAATGCCGTTATGGACCATTTTCAAGAAATGCCCGCTTCCAGCTTTTCCTGCATAAAGGTAGCCGTTTTCCACAGCTGTGTCACGGAAGATTGGCTCAACGACGCTCCACGCTTCTTCATCTCCGCCGATCATATAGCATGCTCCATTTCGAGCGCCTTCCATTCCACCTGAAGTCCCGCAATCCATGAAGCTGATTCCTGATTCCTTCAGCTGATTGTAGCGGCGAACGGATTCTTTATAGTGAGAATTTCCTGCTTCTATGACGATATCGCCTTCGCTTAAAAGCGGCGTAACTTCTTCAAGAACGGAATCAACCACTGAATGCGGCACCATTACCCAAAGCACACGCGGTTTATCCAATGACTCCACCAATTCCTTTAAACTGGAAGCCCCCTGTGCACCATAACTGCTTAATTCTTTTACTGCATCCTGATTTAAATCGAATGCGGCAACCTCGTGATTATGGTCAATTAAATTTTGTCCTAAATTAAGACCCATTTTCCCTAAACCGATTAATCCTACTTTCATGTGTTGTTTCCTCCTTAAATGCTGATTCTGGCAGTTGATGTTTCATGTTTACATATAATTTAAACCAAGAGTTATTCCCTTTACGATTATATAGGAAATGCCCTGAAGATTACCACCAGTTGAAGCCATCTTTCTTCAATAATTCTTCTGCAGCATCCGGTCCCATCGAACCTGCTGGGTATTTATGCAATGCGAGGGCATTTTTATCAAAGGCCTCCAGTATGGGCTGGATC is drawn from Falsibacillus albus and contains these coding sequences:
- the gnd gene encoding phosphogluconate dehydrogenase (NAD(+)-dependent, decarboxylating), with protein sequence MKVGLIGLGKMGLNLGQNLIDHNHEVAAFDLNQDAVKELSSYGAQGASSLKELVESLDKPRVLWVMVPHSVVDSVLEEVTPLLSEGDIVIEAGNSHYKESVRRYNQLKESGISFMDCGTSGGMEGARNGACYMIGGDEEAWSVVEPIFRDTAVENGYLYAGKAGSGHFLKMVHNGIEYGMMAAIGEGFEVLEKSEFDYDYEKVGRVWNNGSVIRSWLMELTERAFSKDAKLDDIRGVMNSSGEGKWTVETALDLQAATPVIAMSLLMRYRSLDNDTFTGKVVAALRNEFGGHAVEKK
- a CDS encoding MarR family winged helix-turn-helix transcriptional regulator: MTNPTIKELVDRYIELSFSVNKKAESLIKCQIGDDLTNDQHYILRYIEKKEVCTSTELAEVFEVKKSAITAIINRMWEKGLIQRNRDEKDRRVIYLTLSDEGKELFEKTETRIHKLVEHLIKQFDQHEIEQFIRTYEKLEHVIAESKDFQLED